A window of the Gemmatirosa kalamazoonensis genome harbors these coding sequences:
- a CDS encoding PAS domain-containing hybrid sensor histidine kinase/response regulator yields MPPPRRPLLAGQDLQALLVEHLADHAIFALDRDGRVVTWTAGARRMKGWDDAEILGQHFSRFYTPEDVAAGLPERLLAVAAETGTAQHEGWRVRKDGSRFWADVVITALRDERGALVGFAKVTRDRTERIEAAARAERLAAQSLELEHQVEEAQALAEENERLYAEAREAAARLSLLDHAVQAASESIVIATAEFDDEGPHVLFANPACSRLTGRTVEALVGLPLRAVLRFEARDGASRAARARLLAGQPANGHIDFAAPDGGRRVLEYRTAPIREASGALRHLVVVLSDVTERVRVEEQYRQAQKMEALGQLAGGIAHDFNNLLTVIGANAAFLDQAIAADDARHTDVDEIRGAVARAGALTRQLLAFSRRQPFAPRELDLNDVVQGAESLLRRVLGENIELVTRLADGLPAIVADRGQLEQVLLNLVVNARDAMPDGGRLEIATFAAADGGVTLRVRDSGVGMSAETQSRIFEPFFTTKEPGKGTGLGLSTVYGVVGRLGGRIMVESAPGRGATFTIQVPPPTAAPAAPAEAQDETGPSAGRGEVVLLVEDEEALRRVARRALVAAGYHVVDAPDGPTALATAATLDRVDLLATDVVMPVMRGSALAARLRERFPALRVLYISGYTGDVEVERERSEPGTRFLEKPYDGNALARAARALLDA; encoded by the coding sequence ATGCCGCCGCCCCGCCGCCCTCTCCTGGCCGGGCAGGACCTGCAGGCGCTCCTCGTGGAGCATCTCGCCGACCACGCGATCTTCGCCCTCGACCGCGACGGACGCGTCGTGACGTGGACGGCCGGCGCCCGCCGGATGAAGGGATGGGACGACGCGGAGATCCTCGGCCAGCATTTCTCGCGCTTCTACACGCCGGAGGACGTCGCCGCCGGCCTTCCCGAGCGGCTGCTGGCGGTCGCCGCCGAGACGGGCACGGCCCAGCACGAGGGGTGGCGCGTGCGGAAGGACGGCTCGCGCTTCTGGGCGGACGTGGTCATCACCGCGCTCCGCGACGAGCGCGGCGCGCTGGTCGGCTTCGCGAAGGTGACGCGCGACCGGACCGAGCGGATCGAGGCGGCGGCGCGCGCCGAGCGGCTCGCCGCGCAGTCGCTGGAGCTCGAGCACCAGGTGGAGGAGGCGCAGGCGCTGGCGGAGGAGAACGAGCGGCTCTACGCCGAGGCGCGCGAGGCCGCCGCGCGGCTCTCGCTGCTCGACCACGCCGTGCAGGCCGCGTCGGAGTCGATCGTCATCGCGACCGCGGAGTTCGACGACGAGGGACCGCACGTGCTGTTCGCAAATCCCGCGTGCAGCCGCCTGACGGGCCGCACGGTCGAGGCATTGGTCGGGCTGCCGCTGCGCGCGGTCCTGCGCTTCGAGGCGCGCGACGGCGCGTCGCGCGCGGCACGGGCCCGGCTGCTCGCGGGGCAGCCGGCGAACGGACACATCGACTTCGCGGCGCCGGACGGCGGGCGGCGCGTGCTGGAGTACCGCACCGCGCCGATCCGCGAGGCGAGCGGCGCGCTGCGCCATCTCGTGGTCGTGCTGAGCGACGTCACGGAGCGCGTGCGCGTGGAGGAGCAGTACCGGCAGGCGCAGAAGATGGAAGCGTTAGGCCAGCTCGCCGGCGGCATCGCGCACGACTTCAACAACCTGCTCACCGTCATCGGCGCGAACGCGGCGTTCCTCGATCAGGCGATCGCCGCCGACGACGCGCGCCACACCGACGTCGACGAGATCCGCGGCGCGGTGGCGCGCGCCGGCGCGCTCACGCGGCAGCTGCTCGCGTTCAGCCGCCGGCAGCCGTTCGCGCCGCGCGAGCTGGATCTCAACGACGTGGTGCAGGGCGCGGAGTCGCTGCTGCGCCGCGTGCTCGGCGAGAACATCGAGCTCGTGACGCGGCTCGCCGACGGGCTGCCGGCGATCGTCGCCGACCGCGGCCAGCTCGAGCAGGTGCTGCTCAACCTCGTGGTGAACGCGCGCGACGCGATGCCCGACGGCGGGCGGCTCGAGATCGCGACGTTCGCCGCGGCCGATGGCGGCGTGACGCTGCGCGTGCGCGACTCGGGCGTGGGCATGAGCGCGGAGACGCAGTCGCGCATCTTCGAGCCGTTCTTCACGACGAAGGAGCCGGGGAAAGGGACGGGGCTCGGCCTGTCGACGGTGTACGGCGTCGTCGGGCGACTGGGAGGGCGCATCATGGTGGAGAGCGCGCCGGGCCGCGGCGCGACGTTCACCATCCAGGTGCCGCCGCCGACCGCGGCTCCCGCCGCGCCGGCCGAGGCGCAGGACGAGACGGGCCCCTCGGCGGGACGTGGCGAGGTCGTGCTGCTCGTGGAGGACGAGGAGGCGCTGCGGCGGGTCGCGCGGCGCGCGCTCGTCGCCGCCGGGTATCACGTCGTCGACGCGCCCGACGGCCCGACCGCGCTCGCGACCGCGGCGACGCTCGATCGCGTGGACTTGCTCGCGACCGACGTCGTCATGCCGGTGATGCGCGGCTCCGCGCTCGCCGCTCGCCTGCGCGAGCGGTTCCCCGCCCTGCGCGTGCTCTACATCTCCGGCTACACGGGCGACGTCGAAGTGGAGCGCGAGCGCTCGGAGCCGGGAACGCGCTTCCTCGAGAAGCCCTACGACGGCAACGCGCTCGCCCGCGCCGCGCGCGCGCTGCTCGACGCCTGA
- a CDS encoding TonB-dependent receptor encodes MSPLLRRAPALCVALLVPAAPLVAQAPVAVRGTVTTAEHHTPLASARVAVESPARVAVTDAAGGYVLRDLPTGRYELLVTALGYRPVRRTIQVVRGQPATLDVALETGSLLLSSVVTTATRTPVEANRVASTVNVLTPEQIRTTPARETQDLLREIPGVELPRTSSLVGGTAQIVSIRGVDEGRTAVLFDGIPVNDAWGEWIDWGRVPMRLLDRVEVVEGGTSSLYGNGAMGGVISFYSRPLSPGAASVTVEGGSRDARHVFASAGIPIAGALTANVSGDYQSGGGYRLIGPGSTTVVTNGVASQVPSTSPGAIDQRSEIVQRNLHVRLNYAPSARLSAFVTGHGYGDNRIAGTALNYQTRDMKELNAGLDVGAYATGLLTVRAWDGRQDEHQRSTAPRANSGTCAVPSSLPRQCEDSNVVADIPSHDWGASAMWTRTNLFGLESFSVGGDYRHYNGNFDEVDFNTTCPGASCGRVTRTILSGGDQSLSGAFVQAIAAPVATLRVELSARVDGWTNDNGRSVDAAAGTVSYPNRTRAAFSPRVGVRWQALPALSLHTAAYRAFRAPNLAELYRKQISPTQITLPNPELAPETALGREVGLDWQPAAWVQLKGTAYVADYYDFNVPTTISTSGGVTTRQRLNVNAVRSRGAEAYLAVRPIQALFVSGSASYDDARQQTNIADPDHKPHVNRVPSPKQTIRATYTSPLLGAWTGIWRHEGKTTTLQGVPLEPFSVLDANVQREIVRGVTGFVSVENITDEQYQINLSGAGTAALISYGLPRTVRAGVTLERR; translated from the coding sequence ATGAGCCCTCTCCTCCGCCGCGCCCCCGCCCTCTGCGTCGCGCTGCTCGTACCGGCCGCGCCGCTCGTCGCGCAGGCCCCGGTCGCCGTGCGCGGCACGGTGACCACGGCGGAGCACCACACGCCGCTCGCGAGCGCGCGGGTCGCCGTCGAGTCGCCGGCGCGCGTCGCGGTCACCGACGCCGCCGGCGGCTACGTGCTGCGCGACCTGCCGACGGGCCGCTACGAGCTGCTCGTCACCGCGCTCGGCTACCGTCCGGTGCGGCGCACCATCCAGGTCGTGCGCGGTCAGCCGGCGACGCTCGACGTCGCGCTCGAGACGGGCTCGCTGCTGCTCTCCAGCGTCGTGACGACCGCGACGCGCACGCCGGTCGAGGCGAACCGTGTGGCGTCGACGGTGAACGTGCTCACGCCGGAGCAGATCCGCACGACGCCGGCGCGCGAGACGCAGGATCTGCTGCGCGAGATCCCCGGCGTGGAGCTGCCGCGCACGTCGAGCCTCGTCGGCGGCACGGCGCAGATCGTGTCGATCCGCGGCGTCGACGAAGGGCGCACGGCGGTGCTGTTCGACGGCATCCCGGTGAACGACGCGTGGGGCGAGTGGATCGACTGGGGGCGCGTGCCGATGCGGCTGCTCGACCGCGTCGAGGTCGTGGAGGGGGGCACGTCGAGCCTCTACGGCAACGGCGCGATGGGCGGCGTGATCTCGTTCTACTCGCGGCCGCTGTCGCCGGGCGCGGCGAGCGTGACGGTCGAGGGTGGGAGCCGCGACGCCCGGCACGTGTTCGCATCGGCCGGCATCCCGATCGCCGGCGCGCTCACCGCGAACGTGAGCGGCGACTACCAGAGCGGCGGCGGCTACCGGCTCATCGGCCCGGGGAGCACGACGGTCGTGACGAACGGCGTCGCGTCGCAGGTCCCGAGCACGTCGCCGGGCGCGATCGACCAGCGCTCGGAGATCGTGCAGCGCAACCTGCACGTGCGGCTCAACTACGCGCCGTCGGCGCGGCTCTCGGCGTTCGTCACCGGCCATGGGTACGGCGACAATCGCATCGCGGGCACGGCGCTGAACTACCAGACGCGCGACATGAAGGAGCTGAACGCGGGGCTCGACGTCGGCGCGTACGCGACGGGGCTGCTCACGGTGCGGGCGTGGGACGGCCGGCAGGACGAGCACCAGCGCTCGACCGCGCCGCGCGCGAACTCCGGCACGTGCGCGGTGCCGTCGTCGCTCCCGCGGCAGTGCGAGGACAGCAACGTCGTCGCCGACATCCCGAGCCACGACTGGGGCGCGTCGGCGATGTGGACGCGCACGAACCTGTTCGGCCTCGAGTCGTTCAGCGTCGGCGGCGACTACCGGCACTACAACGGCAACTTCGACGAGGTCGACTTCAACACCACGTGCCCCGGCGCGAGCTGCGGCCGCGTCACGCGCACGATCCTCTCCGGCGGCGACCAGAGCCTGAGCGGCGCGTTCGTGCAGGCGATCGCGGCGCCGGTAGCGACGTTGCGCGTGGAGCTCTCCGCGCGTGTCGACGGGTGGACGAACGACAACGGCCGCTCGGTCGACGCGGCGGCGGGCACCGTGTCGTACCCGAACCGCACGCGCGCCGCGTTCTCGCCGCGCGTCGGCGTGCGGTGGCAGGCGCTGCCCGCGCTGTCGCTCCATACCGCGGCCTACCGCGCGTTCCGCGCGCCGAACCTCGCGGAGCTCTACCGCAAGCAGATCTCGCCGACGCAGATCACGCTGCCGAACCCGGAGCTCGCGCCGGAGACGGCGTTGGGCCGCGAGGTCGGCCTCGACTGGCAGCCGGCGGCGTGGGTGCAGCTCAAGGGCACCGCGTACGTCGCCGACTACTACGACTTCAACGTACCGACGACGATCTCGACGAGCGGCGGCGTGACGACGCGGCAGCGGCTCAACGTCAACGCGGTCCGCAGCCGCGGCGCCGAGGCGTACCTCGCCGTGCGGCCGATCCAGGCGCTGTTCGTGAGCGGGAGCGCGAGCTACGACGACGCGCGCCAGCAGACGAACATCGCCGACCCGGATCACAAGCCGCACGTCAACCGCGTGCCCTCGCCGAAGCAGACCATCCGCGCGACGTACACGTCGCCGCTGCTCGGCGCATGGACCGGCATCTGGCGGCACGAGGGGAAGACGACGACGCTGCAGGGCGTGCCGCTCGAGCCGTTCTCGGTGCTCGACGCGAACGTGCAGCGCGAGATCGTGCGCGGCGTGACGGGCTTCGTGTCGGTCGAGAACATCACGGACGAGCAGTACCAGATCAACCTGTCGGGCGCGGGGACGGCGGCGCTGATCTCGTACGGGCTGCCGCGCACGGTGCGCGCCGGGGTGACGCTCGAGCGTCGCTGA
- a CDS encoding DUF6624 domain-containing protein encodes MPLPFVRPLAALLLAAPVAAQTAQPVTKAQPRRGQGACRVDSTAAWYQDQRARLDESKGGWSDDALRDALVRGTSLDIEAPLPVQLGFELHGAPPAGRGDSATVERLRALAAQRGARWPTRSVVGPAGVRAVWLVAAGDTALAPVVLHRLADAGPDESLPADVAVLEDRLRVRAGRRQLYGSQMRVVNGRVTPYPIEDADRVDLRRESAGLPPLALSLCLARRGQEGTRARETRGQERFRTLLPSRFARPPALLP; translated from the coding sequence ATGCCGCTCCCATTCGTTAGGCCGCTGGCCGCACTGCTGCTCGCCGCGCCCGTCGCGGCGCAGACCGCGCAGCCGGTGACGAAGGCGCAGCCGCGTCGTGGCCAGGGCGCGTGCCGCGTCGACTCCACCGCGGCGTGGTACCAGGACCAGCGCGCGCGCCTCGACGAGTCGAAGGGCGGCTGGAGCGACGACGCGCTGCGCGACGCGCTCGTGCGCGGCACGTCGCTCGACATCGAGGCGCCGCTCCCCGTGCAGCTCGGCTTCGAGCTCCACGGCGCGCCGCCGGCCGGACGCGGCGACAGCGCCACGGTCGAACGGCTCCGCGCGCTCGCCGCGCAGCGCGGCGCGCGGTGGCCCACGCGCAGCGTCGTCGGCCCCGCCGGCGTGCGCGCGGTGTGGCTCGTCGCCGCCGGCGATACCGCGCTCGCGCCGGTCGTGCTGCACCGCCTCGCGGACGCCGGCCCCGACGAGTCGCTCCCCGCCGACGTCGCGGTGCTGGAGGACCGCCTGCGCGTGCGCGCCGGTCGCAGGCAGCTCTACGGCTCGCAGATGCGCGTCGTGAACGGCCGCGTCACGCCGTACCCGATCGAAGACGCCGACCGCGTGGACCTGCGCCGCGAGAGCGCGGGGCTGCCGCCGCTCGCGCTCTCGCTCTGCCTCGCACGGCGAGGGCAGGAGGGCACGAGGGCGCGCGAAACGCGAGGGCAGGAGAGATTTCGGACTCTCCTGCCCTCGCGTTTCGCGCGCCCTCCTGCCCTCCTGCCCTGA
- a CDS encoding response regulator transcription factor → MRVLLVEDDPKIAAVLRAGLAEHEIQVVRAGTYRDGLARAVGGGFDLCLLDVMLPGGSGFDLCRELRARGVGTPILMLTARDTVDDRVTGLDVGADDYLTKPFALRELLARMRALARRGARGARGAWETVRVADLEVDLAAHRVRRAGAPIELTAKEFALLELFVRHRDQVVDRAAITAQVWDENHDPFTNVLEVLVRRLRRKIDDDYEPKLIHTLRGAGYRFGV, encoded by the coding sequence ATGCGCGTGTTGCTCGTCGAGGACGATCCGAAGATCGCGGCCGTGCTGCGCGCGGGGCTCGCGGAGCACGAGATCCAGGTCGTGCGCGCCGGCACGTATCGCGACGGGCTCGCGCGCGCGGTCGGCGGCGGCTTCGACCTCTGTCTGCTCGACGTCATGCTCCCCGGCGGCAGCGGGTTCGATCTGTGCCGCGAGCTGCGCGCGCGCGGCGTCGGGACGCCGATCCTCATGCTCACCGCGCGCGACACGGTCGACGATCGCGTCACGGGCCTCGACGTGGGCGCCGACGACTACCTCACGAAGCCGTTCGCGTTGCGCGAGCTGCTCGCCCGCATGCGCGCGCTCGCCCGGCGCGGCGCGCGTGGCGCGCGCGGCGCGTGGGAGACGGTGCGCGTGGCGGACCTCGAGGTGGACCTCGCCGCGCATCGCGTGCGACGCGCCGGCGCGCCGATCGAGCTGACGGCGAAGGAGTTCGCGCTGCTCGAGCTCTTCGTGCGCCACCGCGACCAGGTCGTCGACCGCGCGGCGATCACGGCGCAGGTGTGGGACGAGAACCACGACCCGTTCACGAACGTGCTCGAGGTGCTCGTGCGCCGCCTGCGCCGCAAGATCGACGACGACTACGAGCCGAAGCTGATTCACACGCTGCGCGGCGCGGGGTACCGGTTCGGTGTCTGA
- a CDS encoding sensor histidine kinase yields the protein MSDDRRTARGPLGALRRQLIGWYVATFCAVLALLLGGLYLAIRHQFRTDLDRSLADATEELERAARIREMEASATGHVVDAVDELHVPDRALYLLDGAGRPVKPARVDAWIRAAAERAGHGPVDVDHETEGAHPRTLRLHAERFALASGARMIAVAVADQVELEDRYAELIAAFGGASLFAVVLVTGAVWLLLRQSTAPVERNIAHMRRFMADAAHELRTPITVLRSSAEVALQQPRDAAAYAAALGRIEEEGRRMGRIVEDLLTLARADAGERPIARARVFLDDVTLDAVGAARALAASKGVELSVDEFEEAAVDGDATLLRQLVMILLDNAVKFTPRGGHVRVRVGDSAGRATLLVADDGVGVPVEQLPHVFERFWRGEASRDRGDGADGADGAGLGLAIARWITTAHGGDIRLEPAPAGGTVVRVTLPPANGAAPAVSSP from the coding sequence GTGTCTGACGACCGGCGAACCGCGCGCGGGCCGTTAGGCGCGCTGCGGCGACAGCTCATCGGCTGGTACGTCGCGACGTTCTGCGCCGTGCTCGCGCTGCTGCTCGGCGGCCTCTATCTCGCCATCCGGCACCAGTTCCGCACGGACCTCGACCGCTCGCTCGCGGACGCGACGGAGGAGCTCGAGCGCGCCGCGCGCATCCGTGAGATGGAGGCGAGCGCCACCGGCCACGTCGTCGACGCGGTCGACGAGCTGCACGTTCCCGACCGCGCGCTGTACCTGCTCGACGGCGCCGGCCGCCCGGTGAAGCCCGCGCGCGTCGACGCGTGGATCCGCGCCGCCGCCGAGCGCGCGGGCCATGGTCCGGTCGACGTCGACCACGAGACGGAAGGCGCGCACCCGCGCACGCTCCGGCTGCACGCCGAGCGGTTCGCGCTCGCGAGCGGCGCGCGCATGATCGCCGTCGCCGTCGCCGACCAGGTGGAGCTGGAGGATCGCTACGCGGAGCTCATCGCCGCGTTCGGCGGCGCGTCGCTGTTCGCCGTCGTGCTCGTGACCGGCGCGGTGTGGCTGCTGCTGCGGCAGTCCACCGCGCCGGTGGAGCGCAACATCGCGCACATGCGCCGCTTCATGGCCGACGCCGCGCACGAGCTGCGCACGCCGATCACCGTGCTGCGGAGCAGCGCCGAGGTCGCGCTGCAGCAGCCGCGCGACGCGGCCGCGTATGCCGCGGCGCTCGGCCGCATCGAGGAGGAAGGCCGTCGCATGGGGCGCATCGTCGAGGACCTGCTCACGCTCGCCCGCGCCGACGCCGGCGAGCGGCCGATCGCGCGCGCCCGCGTCTTCCTCGACGACGTGACGCTCGACGCGGTCGGTGCCGCGCGCGCGCTCGCCGCGTCGAAGGGCGTCGAGCTGTCGGTCGACGAGTTCGAGGAGGCTGCCGTCGACGGCGACGCCACGCTGCTGCGGCAGCTCGTGATGATCCTGCTCGACAACGCCGTGAAGTTCACGCCGCGGGGCGGCCACGTGCGCGTGCGCGTCGGCGACAGCGCGGGGCGCGCGACGCTCCTCGTCGCCGACGACGGCGTCGGCGTGCCGGTCGAGCAGCTGCCGCACGTGTTCGAGCGCTTCTGGCGCGGCGAGGCGTCGCGCGATCGCGGCGACGGAGCAGACGGCGCCGACGGCGCGGGGCTCGGCCTCGCGATCGCGCGCTGGATCACGACGGCGCACGGCGGCGACATCCGCCTCGAGCCCGCGCCCGCGGGCGGCACCGTGGTGCGCGTGACGCTCCCGCCGGCGAACGGCGCAGCGCCCGCCGTGTCATCCCCCTGA
- a CDS encoding TolC family protein — protein MHSTTGLVLAACCLIASIARAAAAQGTPPTTPTSITRTEAVAAALARGARLGVARADTSLAYAGLLVARARPNPALVAGYSKSAPQYHVEAELPLDLPGLRAARIRAAQVGRDAAQYRFAFARAAVALGADTTYTLALAARERLRLSRRNAQDADSLRVIAEKRRDAGDASDLDVELATVNAGQQANAAAADSLAYVSAVLDLQSALGLAADEATLAPADSLAAPPDEPAPAGASLGIGPDVPAGPTLQIAAARASVESARLGALAERRSVWAGPAITAGFETRDPKGDEPGVLPTVGVTIPLPLLNRNRGPIAQADAEHERARAELALAEVENRTEIARERRELAVALEKVRRDRQLLDAAERIAAKSLVAYREGAAALPGALEAQRNARDVLAQYVADLSDAWIAASILRALTLTPDASR, from the coding sequence ATGCATTCCACGACCGGCCTGGTGCTGGCCGCGTGCTGCTTGATCGCCTCGATCGCGCGCGCCGCGGCCGCGCAGGGGACACCGCCCACCACACCGACGTCGATCACGCGCACCGAGGCCGTCGCCGCGGCGCTCGCGCGCGGCGCGCGCCTGGGCGTCGCGCGCGCCGACACGTCGCTCGCGTACGCGGGGCTGCTCGTCGCGCGCGCCCGGCCGAACCCCGCGCTCGTCGCCGGCTACTCGAAGTCCGCGCCGCAGTACCACGTGGAGGCCGAGCTGCCGCTCGACCTGCCGGGCCTCCGCGCGGCGCGCATCCGCGCGGCGCAGGTGGGACGCGACGCCGCGCAGTACCGCTTCGCGTTCGCGCGCGCGGCGGTCGCCCTCGGCGCCGACACGACGTACACGCTGGCTCTCGCGGCGCGCGAGCGCCTCCGCCTCTCGCGCCGCAACGCGCAGGACGCCGACAGCCTGCGCGTGATCGCCGAGAAGCGTCGCGACGCCGGCGATGCGAGCGATCTCGACGTGGAGCTCGCGACGGTGAACGCCGGCCAGCAGGCGAACGCCGCCGCCGCCGACTCGCTCGCCTATGTCTCCGCGGTGCTCGACCTCCAGTCCGCGCTCGGCCTCGCCGCCGACGAGGCCACGCTCGCGCCGGCGGACTCGCTCGCCGCGCCGCCCGACGAGCCGGCGCCCGCTGGGGCGTCGTTAGGCATCGGGCCTGACGTCCCGGCCGGGCCCACGCTGCAGATCGCGGCGGCGCGCGCGTCGGTGGAGTCGGCGCGGCTCGGCGCGCTGGCCGAGCGGCGGTCGGTGTGGGCGGGACCCGCGATCACCGCCGGCTTCGAGACGCGCGACCCGAAGGGCGACGAGCCCGGCGTGCTGCCGACGGTCGGCGTGACCATCCCGCTCCCGCTGCTGAACCGCAACCGCGGCCCCATCGCGCAGGCGGACGCGGAGCACGAGCGCGCGCGCGCGGAGCTCGCGCTCGCCGAGGTCGAGAACCGCACCGAGATCGCGCGCGAGCGGCGCGAGCTCGCCGTCGCGCTCGAGAAGGTGCGCCGCGACCGGCAGCTCCTCGACGCCGCGGAGCGCATCGCGGCGAAGTCGCTCGTCGCCTACCGCGAGGGCGCCGCGGCGCTCCCCGGCGCGCTCGAGGCGCAGCGCAACGCGCGCGACGTGCTCGCGCAGTACGTCGCCGATCTCTCCGACGCCTGGATCGCCGCGTCGATCCTCCGCGCGCTCACGCTCACCCCCGACGCTTCCCGATGA